The proteins below come from a single Methyloprofundus sedimenti genomic window:
- a CDS encoding DUF2062 domain-containing protein: MPKKLIKKYMPSPESIKEHKHLAFLGEKLHDPNLWHLNRRSVAAAFAVGLFVAWIPTPGQMIISAITALFFRANLPISVALVWITNPLTMPPMFYFAYRFGLWTLNLPPPSADFEFSLESVTSGLTDIGGPFLLGCLILGIASSVIGYFSIRLFWRWHVVKQWRARSER, translated from the coding sequence ATGCCGAAAAAGCTTATAAAAAAATACATGCCATCGCCTGAATCCATTAAGGAACACAAACACCTGGCTTTTTTAGGCGAAAAGTTACATGATCCTAATCTTTGGCATTTAAACCGTCGATCTGTTGCAGCAGCCTTTGCTGTGGGTCTTTTTGTTGCATGGATCCCCACTCCCGGACAGATGATAATCTCTGCTATAACCGCACTTTTTTTCCGCGCCAACCTGCCAATTTCGGTCGCTTTAGTCTGGATCACGAACCCTTTGACTATGCCACCGATGTTTTATTTTGCATATCGCTTCGGATTATGGACCCTGAATCTACCTCCACCTAGTGCTGATTTTGAGTTTTCGCTGGAAAGCGTCACATCAGGCTTAACTGACATAGGCGGACCATTTCTTCTGGGCTGCCTGATACTCGGTATTGCTTCATCGGTGATCGGCTATTTTAGTATTCGTTTGTTCTGGCGCTGGCA